From Saccharothrix espanaensis DSM 44229, the proteins below share one genomic window:
- a CDS encoding FadR/GntR family transcriptional regulator, producing the protein MRGFGLVETKAGLHETVLDELGKLITSGAIQPGDVLRIDELAERNGVSRPVIREVVRVLESMGVLSTRRRVGVTVAGRAAWNLFDPRIIRWRLDSADREPQLTLLGELRGGIEPVAAALAAVRATPEQCGDLTRAVVDMSVHGKAGNLDAYLDADLLFHRTLLAASGNEMLAALTGVVSEVLIGRTHHGLMPEHPNPLAIRLHADVAQAVQSGDPSAAERAMREIIAEATDAIVHESTPDSPVGTVGTADAGTADAGTDNAGTDNAGSARPTR; encoded by the coding sequence ATGAGAGGATTCGGCCTCGTGGAGACCAAAGCGGGGCTGCACGAGACCGTCCTGGACGAGCTGGGCAAGCTGATCACGTCCGGCGCCATCCAGCCCGGCGACGTGCTGCGCATCGACGAGCTCGCCGAGCGCAACGGCGTGTCCCGCCCGGTGATCCGCGAGGTGGTCCGGGTGCTGGAGTCGATGGGCGTGCTGAGCACCCGCCGCCGGGTCGGCGTCACGGTCGCCGGGCGCGCCGCGTGGAACCTGTTCGACCCGCGGATCATCCGCTGGCGGCTGGACAGCGCCGACCGCGAACCCCAGCTCACGCTGCTGGGCGAGCTGCGCGGCGGGATAGAGCCGGTCGCCGCCGCGCTGGCCGCCGTGCGCGCCACCCCCGAGCAGTGCGGCGACCTGACCCGGGCCGTGGTGGACATGTCCGTGCACGGCAAGGCCGGCAACCTCGACGCCTACCTCGACGCCGACCTGCTCTTCCACCGGACCCTGCTGGCCGCCTCGGGCAACGAGATGCTGGCCGCGCTCACCGGGGTGGTCTCGGAGGTGCTGATCGGCCGCACCCACCACGGCCTGATGCCGGAGCACCCGAACCCGCTCGCCATCCGGCTGCACGCGGACGTGGCGCAGGCCGTGCAGTCCGGCGACCCGTCCGCCGCCGAGCGCGCGATGCGGGAGATCATCGCCGAGGCCACCGACGCGATCGTCCACGAGTCCACTCCGGACAGCCCCGTCGGCACAGTCGGCACCGCCGACGCAGGCACCGCCGACGCAGGCACCGACAACGCAGGCACCGACAACGCGGGCAGCGCGCGCCCGACCCGGTAA